The following proteins are co-located in the Streptomyces sp. NBC_01198 genome:
- a CDS encoding TPM domain-containing protein, which yields MRRRVPRWCAALGALGLAVLLAHPGQARADDPVTLSRSGRVTDRVGALQGRTPQVTAALDRLDDTRHLRLFVAYVNGFSGRSPQDWANTTATRNGLGRRDILLAVATHDQQYAVSADQDSGLTQAQLDEVGSTAVEPAVRQNDWAGAAVGAANGYDAVLAGRPVSAPTITPGAVDPGGGAAAENGAAELWIPVVAVVAAVLVTLYAVRRRRATIERGPELPEAGAGPGPGGRPRRFAPAPTPLPELDSQARQLLVATDDAVRTSQEDVGFAAAQFGEAAAQPFTEAVEYARDELTAAFRLRQRLDDSVAADDMTRRQMLDEILSRCTQANRRLDAESEAFDRLRALEANAPQVLEQAEAKAAALPGRIAAAETALAPLAAGYAGSAIEPVAGHPAEARDRLEFARASLDQARAAIGTDHGRAAVFVRAAEGALDQATTLADSVTRRADELHAADASLRAALTETDADLAEARGVLATGGAGGHTELRARIARAEAVVAAVRGELAGGRYDPIAGLRRVEEAEAELDEALAGAREQEVGERRARGLLDQALLAARSEVAAAHDVITTHRGAIGSRARTRLAEAERRLQQAQAAADAPAALAHAQEADRLAREAQRLAQQDVGDFGPAAGGRRGAAGMGGMGGAMVGGIILGELFGGGRGGFGGLGGMRGIGGGGDFGGAGPGSFGGGETRGRMGGGGRF from the coding sequence ATGAGGCGGCGAGTCCCACGGTGGTGCGCGGCGCTGGGTGCGCTCGGGCTCGCGGTGCTGCTCGCCCATCCGGGTCAGGCCCGGGCCGACGACCCGGTCACGCTGTCGCGCAGCGGCCGGGTCACCGACCGGGTCGGCGCCCTCCAGGGCCGCACCCCCCAGGTCACGGCGGCGCTCGACCGGCTCGACGACACCCGGCACCTGCGGCTCTTCGTCGCCTACGTCAACGGCTTCTCCGGCCGCAGCCCGCAGGACTGGGCGAACACCACGGCGACCAGGAACGGCCTGGGCCGGCGAGACATCCTGCTGGCCGTCGCCACCCACGACCAGCAGTACGCCGTCTCCGCCGACCAGGACTCCGGGCTCACCCAGGCCCAGCTGGACGAGGTCGGCTCCACCGCCGTCGAACCCGCGGTGCGGCAGAACGACTGGGCGGGCGCCGCCGTGGGCGCCGCAAACGGCTACGACGCGGTGCTGGCCGGGCGGCCGGTCAGCGCTCCCACCATCACCCCCGGCGCGGTGGACCCCGGCGGCGGGGCCGCGGCTGAGAACGGCGCCGCCGAGCTGTGGATCCCGGTGGTCGCGGTGGTCGCGGCGGTCCTGGTGACCCTCTACGCCGTCCGGCGCCGCCGCGCCACCATCGAGCGGGGGCCGGAACTCCCCGAGGCCGGCGCCGGTCCGGGTCCCGGCGGGCGCCCGCGCCGCTTCGCCCCCGCGCCGACGCCGCTGCCCGAGCTGGACTCCCAGGCCAGGCAGCTGCTGGTGGCCACCGACGACGCGGTGCGCACCAGCCAGGAGGACGTCGGCTTCGCGGCGGCGCAGTTCGGCGAGGCGGCGGCCCAGCCCTTCACCGAGGCGGTGGAGTACGCCAGGGACGAGCTGACCGCCGCCTTCCGGCTGCGGCAGCGGCTCGACGACTCAGTCGCCGCCGACGACATGACCCGGCGGCAGATGCTGGACGAGATCCTCTCCCGCTGCACCCAGGCCAACCGGCGGCTCGACGCCGAGTCCGAGGCCTTCGACCGGCTGCGGGCCCTGGAGGCGAACGCCCCGCAGGTACTGGAGCAGGCCGAGGCCAAGGCCGCCGCGCTTCCGGGCAGGATCGCGGCGGCCGAGACCGCGCTCGCCCCGCTGGCCGCCGGCTACGCCGGGAGCGCGATCGAGCCGGTCGCCGGGCACCCCGCAGAGGCCCGCGACCGGCTGGAGTTCGCCCGCGCCAGCCTCGACCAGGCCCGGGCGGCGATCGGCACCGACCACGGCCGGGCCGCGGTCTTCGTCCGCGCCGCCGAGGGGGCGCTCGACCAGGCCACCACGCTGGCCGACTCGGTCACCCGCCGCGCCGATGAGCTGCACGCCGCCGACGCGAGCCTGCGCGCGGCCCTGACCGAGACCGACGCCGACCTCGCGGAGGCCCGCGGGGTGCTGGCCACGGGCGGCGCAGGCGGCCACACGGAGCTGCGGGCGCGGATCGCCCGGGCCGAGGCGGTGGTCGCCGCCGTACGCGGGGAGCTGGCCGGCGGGCGCTACGACCCGATCGCGGGGCTGCGCCGGGTGGAGGAGGCGGAGGCGGAGCTGGACGAGGCGCTGGCCGGGGCGCGCGAGCAGGAGGTCGGGGAGCGGCGGGCCCGCGGGCTGCTCGACCAGGCGCTGCTGGCGGCCCGCAGCGAGGTCGCGGCGGCCCATGACGTGATCACCACCCACCGGGGGGCGATCGGCAGCCGGGCGCGTACCCGGCTGGCGGAGGCCGAACGCCGCCTCCAGCAGGCCCAGGCGGCGGCGGACGCCCCGGCCGCCCTGGCGCACGCCCAGGAGGCCGACCGGCTGGCCAGGGAGGCGCAGCGGCTGGCCCAGCAGGACGTCGGCGACTTCGGGCCGGCCGCCGGCGGCCGCCGGGGCGCCGCCGGTATGGGCGGCATGGGCGGGGCGATGGTCGGCGGGATCATCCTCGGCGAGCTGTTCGGCGGCGGCCGCGGCGGATTCGGCGGCCTGGGCGGCATGCGCGGCATCGGCGGGGGCGGCGACTTCGGCGGCGCGGGCCCGGGCAGTTTCGGCGGCGGGGAGACGCGCGGCCGGATGGGCGGCGGCGGGCGCTTCTGA
- a CDS encoding SpoIIE family protein phosphatase translates to MPAGAVSPGDGPDAASEAAVWQSSPPGSIYDYIRVASFSLGPDGRIEQWSERAAEFFGVSAEDAVGRDPISAFAPPEVQDRGHERLDDILNGREWTGLVPYHDASGAEGLAEVYVMPADRGALCIAVDVATLRQIETDLAASQAVFGQSPMGFVLFDNQLRLIRVNDRFATVFGRPAEEHRGRGPHDFLSRVEADRLSAALRQVLETGEAVLDMPLVGTVPGHPGRRRWSISLYRLHSSSGRPIGVAGLAMDVTGRQRAEREAAHARRNLALLNEAGARIGTSLDLETTARELLDVAVPHFCDLASVDLYQALLSGAEELAGTTDGSGELRRVAFASSVSDAPVAMAGDDDDISADDGPVSVGAVHRYRFSSASARALRTAQPQVLDGDGGQDLGGALVQSTLVVPMVARDTVLGLVQFSRAKGSEPFTERDRMLAEELAARAAIFIDNARLYRREHERALILQRSLLPPDDPEAAGLDIACRYLPGSMETEVGGDWFDVIELPGHRTALVVGDVMGRGLRAAVAMGELRTAVRTLAMLDLEPGEVLSALDEVVRGLGAPTPGRTRRTKEHGDSDLTEVYLATCVYVVYDAVTRRCTIANAGHLPPVVVEPDESPLLLELPRGVPLGVGGEPFEESEVELPEGALLALYTDGLVESRSLPLDEGLDAFRQSLDGPARPLEDICDHVLATLDTAHGEDDIALLMARIQGLPADQVGDWTLKPQPTSVARARELAHDQLLAWDLGDLVDTTELLVSELVTNALRHGYGDIRLRLLLDRTLVCEVWDSALVQPRRRRARDTDEGGRGLQLVTMLSESWGSRRTHRGKTVWFELALPGRQSHAATPTVDELLSMF, encoded by the coding sequence ATGCCAGCAGGGGCGGTTTCGCCAGGAGACGGTCCGGACGCGGCGTCCGAGGCCGCGGTCTGGCAGTCGAGCCCGCCCGGCTCCATCTACGACTACATACGAGTCGCGTCGTTCTCGCTCGGCCCCGACGGACGTATCGAGCAGTGGAGCGAGCGCGCCGCGGAGTTCTTCGGCGTCTCCGCAGAGGACGCCGTCGGGCGCGACCCCATCAGCGCCTTCGCGCCGCCCGAGGTGCAGGACCGCGGCCACGAACGGCTCGACGACATCCTCAACGGCCGCGAGTGGACCGGGCTGGTGCCGTACCACGACGCGTCAGGTGCCGAGGGCCTGGCCGAGGTGTACGTCATGCCCGCCGACCGCGGGGCGCTGTGCATCGCCGTCGACGTGGCCACGCTGCGCCAGATCGAGACCGATCTGGCCGCCTCCCAGGCGGTGTTCGGGCAGTCCCCGATGGGCTTCGTGCTCTTCGACAACCAGTTGCGGCTGATCCGGGTCAACGACCGCTTCGCCACCGTCTTCGGCCGCCCCGCCGAGGAGCACCGCGGGCGCGGCCCGCACGACTTCCTGTCCCGGGTCGAGGCCGACCGGCTGAGCGCGGCCCTGCGCCAGGTGCTTGAGACCGGCGAGGCGGTCCTCGACATGCCGCTGGTCGGCACCGTGCCCGGCCACCCCGGCCGGCGCCGCTGGTCGATCTCGCTGTACCGGCTGCACAGTTCCTCGGGCCGGCCGATCGGCGTCGCGGGCCTGGCGATGGACGTCACCGGCCGGCAGCGCGCCGAGCGCGAGGCCGCGCACGCCCGGCGCAATCTGGCGCTGCTCAACGAGGCGGGCGCGCGCATCGGCACCTCGCTCGACCTGGAGACCACCGCACGCGAACTGCTCGACGTGGCCGTGCCGCACTTCTGCGACCTGGCCTCGGTCGACCTCTACCAGGCGCTGCTGTCCGGCGCGGAGGAGCTTGCGGGCACCACCGACGGCAGCGGCGAGCTGCGCAGGGTCGCCTTCGCCAGCTCCGTGTCTGACGCGCCGGTGGCGATGGCCGGTGACGACGACGACATCTCCGCCGACGACGGCCCGGTCTCCGTCGGCGCCGTCCACCGCTACCGCTTCAGCTCCGCGAGCGCCCGCGCGCTGCGAACCGCGCAGCCCCAGGTGCTCGACGGCGACGGCGGTCAGGACCTGGGCGGCGCCCTGGTGCAGTCCACGCTGGTGGTGCCGATGGTCGCCCGCGACACGGTGCTCGGTCTCGTGCAGTTCTCCCGCGCCAAGGGCAGCGAGCCCTTCACCGAACGCGACCGGATGCTGGCCGAGGAACTGGCCGCGCGCGCCGCCATCTTCATCGACAACGCCCGCCTCTACCGGCGGGAACACGAACGCGCCCTGATCCTCCAACGCAGCCTGCTGCCCCCCGACGACCCGGAGGCCGCGGGCCTCGACATCGCCTGCCGCTACCTGCCGGGCAGCATGGAGACCGAGGTCGGCGGCGACTGGTTCGACGTCATCGAACTGCCGGGGCACCGCACCGCCCTGGTCGTCGGCGACGTGATGGGCCGCGGCCTGCGCGCCGCCGTCGCGATGGGCGAACTGCGCACGGCCGTCCGCACGTTGGCGATGCTCGACCTGGAGCCCGGCGAGGTGCTGAGCGCCCTGGACGAGGTCGTACGCGGCCTGGGCGCGCCCACCCCGGGCCGCACCCGCAGGACGAAGGAGCACGGCGACTCCGACCTCACCGAGGTCTACCTCGCCACCTGCGTCTACGTCGTCTACGACGCCGTCACCCGCCGCTGCACCATCGCCAACGCGGGCCATCTGCCGCCGGTCGTGGTGGAGCCCGACGAGTCGCCGCTGCTGCTCGAACTGCCCAGGGGCGTCCCGCTGGGCGTCGGCGGCGAGCCGTTCGAGGAGAGCGAGGTCGAGCTGCCGGAAGGCGCGCTGCTCGCCCTCTACACCGACGGCCTGGTCGAGTCGCGCAGCCTCCCGCTGGACGAGGGGCTCGACGCCTTCCGGCAGTCCCTGGACGGACCGGCCCGGCCGCTCGAGGACATCTGCGACCACGTGCTCGCGACCCTGGACACCGCCCACGGCGAGGACGACATCGCGCTGCTGATGGCCCGTATCCAGGGCCTGCCCGCCGACCAGGTCGGCGACTGGACGCTCAAGCCGCAGCCCACCTCGGTGGCCAGGGCCCGCGAGCTGGCCCACGACCAGCTGCTCGCCTGGGACCTCGGCGACCTGGTCGACACCACCGAGCTGCTGGTCAGCGAGCTGGTCACCAACGCGCTGCGGCACGGCTACGGCGACATAAGGCTACGGCTCCTGCTGGACCGCACGCTGGTCTGCGAGGTGTGGGACAGCGCCCTGGTGCAGCCGCGGCGCCGCCGCGCCCGTGACACCGACGAGGGCGGGCGCGGGCTGCAACTGGTCACCATGCTCAGCGAGAGCTGGGGCAGCAGGCGCACCCACCGCGGCAAGACCGTGTGGTTCGAACTGGCCCTGCCCGGGCGGCAGTCCCATGCGGCGACCCCCACCGTGGACGAGCTGCTCAGCATGTTCTGA